DNA sequence from the Carnobacterium funditum DSM 5970 genome:
TAATAATGTTATCAGGTTCTTCAGAGCAGGACATACAGCTTTCGAGTATTACCTACGGTATAAGAAAAACAAGAAGCAGTGTGGACGCGAAAAAGTTGTTTTACCAGAAGAACAACATCTTTATATCAAGGAAAAAGTAGCTGAAGGCTGGACGCCTGATGTCATTATTGGCCGTAAAGAAATGACAATAGACTGTTCCGTACGAACACTTTATAGACAATTTAAAGAAAAAACATTCGATGAAGCTACCCTTCCAATGAAAGGGAAAAGAAAGCCTAACGGACATCAAGAACGTAGAGGTAGACAAGCTTATAAACGAAATATCTCTGAAAGAATAATAGATTATCCAACATTTAAAGAAGAATTTGGTCATATCGAAGGAGATACCATTGTAGGTGTCCGCCACAAAAGTGCGGTCATTACTCTAGTAGAGATTTTATCGAAAGCTATCATTACCTTAAAGCCCAAAGGGCGTAAAGCCTGCGACATTGAGAGTGCTATGAATCAATGGTTCCAATCCATACCAAAAAAATTATTCAAATCAATTACTTTTGATTGCGGTAAGGAGTTCTCCAACTGGAAATCTTTGTGCAACCAGCATGATGTCGCTATCTACTTCGCTGACCCTAGAACGCCTTCACAACGAGCTTTAAACGAGAATTCTAATGGGCTTCTTCGAAAAGATGGATTGCCAAAAGAAATGGATTTCAACGAAGTTGATCAGGCTTTCGTATCGTCTGTTGCACACAAACGGAATATAATTCCAAGAAAGTCATTAAATTACCAAACACCGCTGGAAGTTTTTATGAGTTACATGGATGAAGATATTTTGTATAGCTTAATTTGACAAATCAGAATTTAAATAAACGTAAATAAAGAAGAAAAAGAAGAAGAATTTAATTTTCGTCTAATTAGTTGGTAAAACTATTCTGGTGTGAAATTCTATGAATGATTCAGATAAAAGAGAAGTATAATCGGTTAATGCCCTAATAAAATAATATGTAAAAAAATTAACTAACCATATCTAATAGAAAACCATAGTCATAGCTGATAAGTTATGACTATAGTTAGGATTGTTCAATAAAATCAACGCTGTATTATGGAAATAGAGAAATAGCCTATTATTTCTGGGAATGCTACTATTATCTACTCAGACTATTTTCCTTTGTCTTCCTCTTCAGCTTCATCCGAGGACTCGCTCTTAACAGTTCCCTTTTCATCAGCGAGGTTGGTATCGCCGGCTAAATCCTTATCAATGTCATAGGAACCTGCTACTTCAGAAAAGTAACGGTTGTAACGCTTTTTAAATTGTTCCAGGATATACTCTAGGAATACTTTAATAATTGCAAATAAAGGTACGCCTAAAATTAATCCGATAATCCCTAAAAGATTTCCCATCACTAATAAAACAATAATGATGGTTAGTGGATACATCTTTAGGTTTTTACCCATAATAGTCGGTTCAATAATATTTCCTTGAATAAACTGACCACCTCCCCATACAAGAGCCATTTTGAATAACATCCATGGTGAAGTGAAAGCAGCGACAATCAAAGCGGGAATAATGCCAATCGTTGCACCAATAAAAGGGATGATAGCTGTAACGGCAGCGATAATAGCCAACACAAAAGCATAATCCAATCCGATAATCAGATACCCAAAGAATAATAAAATTCCTAAGCTGAGAGCAACTAAAATTTCTCCTTGAATATACGATCTGACTATATTAGAAACACGAGTCGAGACCGTTTGAACATCATCACGAAAAATAGGAGGAATTATCTTCATCATAAAAGGTTTGAATTTTCCTTTGTCTGCTAGCATAAAGAAGAGAACAACTGGGAAAGTAATAATAACCGATACGACAGTTGAGATAGTGGAAAAGACGCCAACGATTTTTTGGGAAGAACTCCCAATCCAGTCCATTACTTTCGTAGGGATATTTCCGACTGTGCTATCCAAACTATTCATAGCATCTTTATAATAACTTTCAAACACACTTCCGGAAACAACCCCTTCCAAACGCTGTTTTAACGTATCGACATAATTAGGGAATTCTAAAACAAATTCACTGATTTGTTCGGATAAAATAGGAATCAAAAGAACCAATCCGTATCCGACTAGAATTAAGAAAATAACAAAGACAATAGCAGTGCCAAATTTCCTTTTGAGACCACGTTCCTCCATCCAGGAAATTAAAGGATCCAGTAAGTGATAAAAGACTACCGCAAGAATTAAAGGACCGATAATAGTAGTAAAGGCAACTTGTAATGGTTGGAAAATAAAGGATACTTGATTGAAAATCATGATAAGGAGAGCCACTAAAATTAACACAACCAAAGTGAAAACTAATTTTTTGCCGCCCCAGAAATTAATGAAATGCATATCTTCATATATTTTTGTTTTTTTATTATTATTTTCTTTTTGCATGATTCCACCTCTTTTGAATACTATTTTTCTTTATTTTAGCATACAACCACCTGATTTATCTTCTCTCAAGGTATGAAAAGAAGACCTGAAAATAAGAAAGTGAAGTACAATAGGTACTCATTATATCATTTTTTAAAGCAAGAGTAGTATTCTCAAGGCTATCTTATTGAGTAACTTAAATATAAAAATTCTGACTCAAAATGATCTTGAATTTGTTCAACAACCATCGGAATACCATAATCAATTGGAATAGGTACATCTATTGATAACCTATTATTTCCTTTCTGTTCCTTTCCTTTCTTTCGCCAGGAAGGAATTCAATCCAGCATTCAATTAATTTTTAGATCATAAAGAAAAAAATCTGATTTTCATCTCATTATCTAATAGAATTTTTCTTTTGTAAAATTCTATTAGTGATTCAGGTATAACACTAACTATTAAATAATTTAAAAGATTGTACATTTAATCACAATAAAATAATCGAAACACTTTCTTTTTATTTAATTTATGATAAAATGAAATTGTTCAATGAGTATTACTACAAGCGAAGGAGAGATAATATGAAAAAAGAAGTAACTGCGTTAAAGTTCTACTTAAGAAATGGTGAAACATGGACAATTAAAAAAGAATACATTGGAGATTTATGGATTAAACAAATTAGTAAAAGTTTTGGACGCATTGGAGGCGGCGAGTTAGAAGAAATCTACCCTTGCGAATCTTTAAAAATTGAAATCCTTCCAAATGCAGAGCAAGTCAAATCCGCTGATATTAACCTAGGTGGTTTAGAATTAGGGATGTTTGAAAGAATAACAAAACAACCAGATATTGAAAAGATGGATATTCTTTATGCGGTACCTGGAGATAAAACTGCAGAAGAAATAAATGAGAAAGATAGAGTCTACTTCCCATATCAAGCAGGAGATGTTGATGGAAATGATAATGACTATCAAACTGGATTTATTTCTGAAGATGGCCATTTATTTATTGTTATTGATCCGAATAAAACAGCTGAAGAGATTTACTCAAATAAATAAAAAAAATAACTACTACGGCCGTAAAATGTCGTAGTTTTTTTGTGTTTTTTATTGGTTCATAGTATGATAGTCAAAGAGAATAATTATTAAGAAATAAGAATTAGGTGACTAAAGTGAAAGAAAAAGTTACATATGCAGTTGTGGATATTGAAACAACTGGCGGCAACGTAGCAAATGGAGATCGTATCATTCAATTTGGCTGTGTATTGATAGAAGAGGATAAAATTGTACAGCAGTTTGCTGTTGATATTAATCCATTAGCGAATATACCCAAAAAAATTGAACTATTGACCGGCATTACAAATCAAACAGTTGCAAATGCTCCTTATTTTGAAGATGTTGCTCCAACGATTTTCAACTTACTAGATGGGTGTATTTTTGTTGCGCATAATATCCAATTTGATTATGTTTTTTTAACTCAAGAGTTAAAAAGATGTGGCTTGCCTTCATTGAGAAATAAAGGAATAGATACGGTTGAATTAGCACAGATTATTTTGCCGACAGAACCGAGTTTTCGTTTAAATGATTTAGCAACAGCATTTGACTTCACACATCAAAACCCCCATCAAGCTGATAGTGATGCTTATGTAACAGCAGAATTATTTTTACTATTGAAAAGAAAGTTAAAAAAACTACCCTTGGTGACTGTTGAGCAATTAGTTGAATTAGCTGAACATTGTACAATGAATACAAATTTATTCTTTATGGATGCGCTAAATGAAATGTATGATGAGCGTCTGTTACTGCCCAAAACATTATTCGTTAAAGAAGGATTGGCATTATGTAAAAAACAGGTATTAATGGAACAAAACTCTCATCGTATCCAAGCATCTTACCCTGTTGATACTGCAGATAAGGAAAATTTATTTCATAATCAGTTAACTGTTCGATTATTGCAAAACGAATTGATGGATGAAATATATGAGTACTTTTTTGAAAATAACTTAGAACATTTTGTGATTGAAGCTGCTACTGGAATTGGGAAAACATTAGGCTATTTATTGCCCTTATCTTATCTTGCAACACCAGAGAACCCAGTCATTATCAGTACCCATACAACACTCTTACAAAAACAATTATTTGAAAAAGATATGGTACAGTTAAATTCAATTGTTCCATTTACAGTTCAGGCGGTTATTGTAAAAAGCAAGCAACACTACCTACATTTATCTAAGTTTCGAGAAGTCTTAAAAGAACCGTTTGAAAATTTAACAGATACTATTTTAAAAATGCGGACATTAACTTGGTTAACTGAGACAGTTACAGGGGATATAGACGAATTAAATTTGACCAATTATTTGCAACCATTTTGGGAGAAGGTTCGTCATAGAGGATGGACCGATAACCGTTTAAAAGATCCCTTCTTTGAGCAAGATTTTTATCATCATGCACAAGAAAAGATAAAACATGCCAGTATTATTATTACAAATCATGCTTTTCTTTTCCATGATTTAAAACGTGATGAGCCAGTTTTGCCGGCATCAGAACGGGTTATCATTGACGAGGCTCATCACCTGCCAGATGTAGCAACAGAGGCTTCGAGTGACAGTTTTTCTTATTACCATAATCAAAAAATGATTAAAAAAATTGGGAAGCTAACAGATGAGAAAAGTTTTGTAAGTCAATTGAATCATTTGAGCCAGAGCACTACAATAATAAACCCATCACAACTTAAGTTGATGGAAATGAGTGTTTTAACTTTAGAAGAAGATCTATCTGATTTTTTTGAAGCCGTGCTCCTATACGCTCAACAAGAACTGATGGATTCAAATACCACTACTAATCAAGTAGATTTACAATTTTTTAAAACAGAAAAATGGACGGTAGACTTAAAAAAACTAACTAAAAAAATTAGTACCGTATTAAATGATTTAGTGTTTTTTGGACAGGAAATTATCCGTCAAACGTCCTCTCAAAGAGAACAATATACTTACTTAGAGAGGTATTTATTAGATGATTTTTTTGAAGTGATAACGATTGTTGAAAAACAAAAAAATATTTTTATTCGTATTTTCCAAAAAAATAAACAAAATGAACTAACTTGGTTTTCATTCAAACAAAAAAATCCAAAAAATAGTTTTGTAATTAAACAATCTATCATTGATAGCAGTTTATTCATAAAAAAATATTTAGTAGAAAAAAATAAATCTATTTTGTATATTGGAGCAACATTGTCTATCAACTCAGATTTCACCTATTTTGAAAATCAATTGGGCGAATTTAATTTACGGAGATTGTCTATATCCAGTCCTTATAACTATGAAAAACAAGCTCGACTTTGGATTCCGGAAGATTTAAAACCAATTAAACAATTATCAAAAGCAGATTATGCTGAAATGATAGTGGGATATTTAGAGTCAGTAGTTAAGATAACAAATGAAAACATGATGGTTTTATTTACAGCGAATGAAACGTTACAAGATGTTTATGATTTGCTCCAACAACAGTCTTCCTTTTCAGGTCGAGAGTTATTGGCACAAGGAATCTCAGGAAGTCGAGATCGGATGTTAAAACGATTTTTCAATTCAACTGGTGGAATCTTATTAGGAGCAGACAGTTTCTGGGAAGGTGTCGATTTACCAGGAAAGTCATTAAAAATAATTGTAGTGACTCGCTTACCATTTGAATCTCCTGAACGTCCTTTAGTTAAAGCGAAATATAATTGGTTAGAAGAACAAGGCTTAAATCCTTTTGTAGTAGATGCTCTTCCTAAAGCCACTCTTCGGATGAAACAAGGCTTAGGACGCTTGATACGTTCTGAAACGGATAAAGGTGTCATGATTGTTTTAGATGACCGTTTAGTTAAAATGGCTTATGGCCAAAAAATAATGAAGTCTTTACCAGTTCACTTAGTAAAAGAGGTCGTTTCAAAAGAAGAGTTAAAAAGAAAACTGACTCTTTTTTTAAATGAGCGTTGAACTGATTTTAAAATACACGACTAACTAAAGTGGGGATAAAATGAAAAAAGGTATCATCAGTCTCTTAACAATCACAATGGGAATAGTCATCATTTTTTCTGTTTTCATTTATACGAAAAGTAGGCAGCCCTTGATGCAGGCCAGAGAAGAGACAACTAAAATTGCTCAAGAAAGTTCTAATTTAATGACTGTAAATAAGTTTTACTGGTATAACAATAAACAAACTTATTTTAGTGTCTCTGGAGTAAATAAAAAAGAAGAAAGCATGATGGTGATTGTTGAGCAAAAAGGCGGGAAGGTTATTGTTTTAAATCCAGGGGAATTCATTAGTGAAAACGAAGCAAAAAAAATAGCTTACACAGAAATGAAACCTAAAAAAATGTTAGAAACTAGAATCGGTTTAGAAAACGGCATACCCGTTTGGGAAGTAACTTACGAGCAAAAAAATGGAAAATTAGGGTATTATATTGTAACAGCTAAAGATGGTAAATGGGTTAAAGACATTAAAAATATTTAAATTCATTGAGTAAACCAAAGGAAATAAGAAATTTTATTAATTTTTAATGCTAACTTGCGTAAAGTTAGTTATACTTAAGAAGTATGAACATCATTTTGAAGAATGAAAGTAATTTATATGAAGTTAAAGGGGTTTAGGACTGTGAAAAAAATTTCGATTATAGAATCTAAAGATAATGTAGGAAAAGAAGTTACCATAGGCGCTTGGGTAGCAAATAAGCGTTCTAGCGGAAAGATTGCTTTTTTACAATTGCGTGATGGTTCAGCTTTTTTTCAAGGAATTGTAGTGAAAAGTGAAGTTGGAGAAGATGTATTTCAATTAGCCAAAGGTTTAAGTCAAGAAACGTCTATTTTGATTACTGGGGATATACAAGAAGATAGTCGTTCAAAGTTTGGCTATGAGATTGTTGTAAAAAATATTGAGGTTATTGGTGAAAGCCATGATTATCCCATTACACCAAAAGAGCATGGAACAGAATTTTTGATGGATAACCGCCATTTATGGTTGCGTTCAACAAGACAACATGCCATCATGCAAATACGTAATGAAATCATTCTAGCAACTTATAAATTTTTCAATAAAGAAGGATTTATAAAAATTGATCCGCCCATTTTAACAGCTAACGCAGCTGAAGATTCAACAGAACTATTCCATACTGAATACTTTGATGAAGAAGCTTATTTATCACAAAGTGGTCAATTATATATGGAAGCCGCAGCGATGGCATTTGGAAAAGTTTTTTCATTCGGGCCAACATTCCGTGCAGAAAAATCTAAAACTCGACGTCATTTAATTGAATTTTGGATGATGGAGCCTGAAATGGCATTTATGGATCATGAGCAAAGCTTAGAGGTTCAAGAGCAATATATTGCCTACATTGTTCAAAGTGTTCTAGATAACTGTGATCATGCGTTATCGGTATTAGGGCGAGATAAAGAAGTGTTGGAAAACTATACAAAATTACCGTTCCCAAGAATTTCTTACGATGATGCAATCACATTATTAAATGATAATGGTTTCGATGAAATCAAGTGGGGAGATGATTTTGGTTCTCCTCATGAAACATTTATCGCTGAGCAATTTGATAAACCAGTCTTTATTTTAAACTACCCTAAAGCCATTAAAGCCTTTTATATGAAACCACATCCAGATCGCGATGATGTTGTGCTATGTGCCGATTTGATTGCTCCTGAAGGATACGGAGAAATTATTGGAGGTAGTGAGCGTGAAGTTGATTTTGAAGCATTAACAGCTCGCATTAAAGAATTTGGTTTAACTGAAGAAGACTATGCTTGGTATTTAGATTTACGTAAGTATGGCTCAGTTCCACATTCTGGTTTTGGATTAGGATTAGAAAGAGCTGTAACATGGATTTGTGGTACAGAACACATTCGCGAATCTATCCCGTTCCCGCGTTTATTGAACCGTATTTATCCATAGATAGAAGATCATAAAAAACAGTAACTTAAGTTTTCTTAAGTTACTGTTTTTTATCAAGTAGTAAGTAGGCGAGTTTCGATAAACAATCCTTTATTATTTGAATGCAGGAATGAAATAGAGTTAGGAGAGAAAAATGAAATGGATAATCAACTTTTAAAAGAATGGTTGGCTGCTGGAAATACGACAATTTCAAATATTCTTTTAAGAAAATATAGAGACATCGGCTTAACAAATGAACAGTTAGTTTTACTATTACAGTTAAAATCTTATTTGGATAGCGGAATATTTTTCCCTGATACTGAAGAAATTGCAAAGCGAATGGGTATTTCATCTGCAGATGCTTTTCAGGGTATTCACGATTTAATCCAAAAAAATGTACTAACCATTGAAACTGAAAAAAACTCCGAAGGAAAAACAAATGACCGATACAGTCTTTCTTTACTTTGGGATAAATTAGCTTTGTTATTGGTTCAAACTAAAATAACTGCCCAACATCAAGAACAGCAGATAGTTGAAAAAGACCTGTATCAACATTTTGAATCTGAATTTGGTCGAGCGCTATCTCCAATTGAAATTCAAACCATTGGGATGTGGTTAGATGATGATAAATACTCTATTGAATTGATTGAAATGGCTTTAAGAGAAGCTGTTTTAAGTCAAGTATACAATTTGAAATACGTTGATCGAATATTATTAAACTGGGAACGTAAAAATATTCGTTCTAAAGCTCAAGTAGAAAAAGAGGCTCAAAGTCGTCGACAAAAGAATGGACCAGAGACCAAACGTCCAACAGATAAAAAATCAGGAGCAAAAGTACCGCTTCACAACTGGTTAAATGATTCAAACTGAAAAAAAGGGGGGCTTTAACTTGTTGAGCAAAAAGAAAACAATTGAACTCATTGAAGCGATGGGGGAACTTTTTCCAGATGCAGAATGCGAATTGGTTCACCGTAATACCTTTGAACTATTAATTTCTGTATTGTTGAGTGCACAAGCAACTGATGTATCAGTGAATAAGATAACTCCTAATTTGTTTGAAAAATACCCAACCCCTGAAGCTTTTTCGAAAGCACCAATTGAAGATATAATGGAAATGATTAAAACGATTAACTTATATCGAAACAAATCAAAATATATTAAAGCTTGCTCTCAAAAATTAGTCGCTGACTTTAATAGCGAAGTACCCCAAACAAGAAAAGAATTGGAATCTCTATTGGGTATTGGCAGAAAGTCTGCGAATGTCGTTTTAAGTGTTGCTTTCAAGATCCCTGCTATAGCCGTAGATACACATGTTGAAAGGGTAGCTAAGCGTTTAGGTATTTGTTCTCCGGATGCAACCGTTCGTGAAGTAGAGGAGACACTTATGAAAAAACTACCCCCAGAAATGTGGAGCATCGCGCATCATCGGCTTATATTTTTTGGACGTTATCAATGTACAGCTAGAAGTCATGATC
Encoded proteins:
- a CDS encoding IS30 family transposase, whose product is MTYTHITMDELVMIEAYYHQGIPVAKIAAYLNRTRTPINNVIRFFRAGHTAFEYYLRYKKNKKQCGREKVVLPEEQHLYIKEKVAEGWTPDVIIGRKEMTIDCSVRTLYRQFKEKTFDEATLPMKGKRKPNGHQERRGRQAYKRNISERIIDYPTFKEEFGHIEGDTIVGVRHKSAVITLVEILSKAIITLKPKGRKACDIESAMNQWFQSIPKKLFKSITFDCGKEFSNWKSLCNQHDVAIYFADPRTPSQRALNENSNGLLRKDGLPKEMDFNEVDQAFVSSVAHKRNIIPRKSLNYQTPLEVFMSYMDEDILYSLI
- a CDS encoding AI-2E family transporter; translation: MQKENNNKKTKIYEDMHFINFWGGKKLVFTLVVLILVALLIMIFNQVSFIFQPLQVAFTTIIGPLILAVVFYHLLDPLISWMEERGLKRKFGTAIVFVIFLILVGYGLVLLIPILSEQISEFVLEFPNYVDTLKQRLEGVVSGSVFESYYKDAMNSLDSTVGNIPTKVMDWIGSSSQKIVGVFSTISTVVSVIITFPVVLFFMLADKGKFKPFMMKIIPPIFRDDVQTVSTRVSNIVRSYIQGEILVALSLGILLFFGYLIIGLDYAFVLAIIAAVTAIIPFIGATIGIIPALIVAAFTSPWMLFKMALVWGGGQFIQGNIIEPTIMGKNLKMYPLTIIIVLLVMGNLLGIIGLILGVPLFAIIKVFLEYILEQFKKRYNRYFSEVAGSYDIDKDLAGDTNLADEKGTVKSESSDEAEEEDKGK
- the dinG gene encoding ATP-dependent DNA helicase DinG, yielding MKEKVTYAVVDIETTGGNVANGDRIIQFGCVLIEEDKIVQQFAVDINPLANIPKKIELLTGITNQTVANAPYFEDVAPTIFNLLDGCIFVAHNIQFDYVFLTQELKRCGLPSLRNKGIDTVELAQIILPTEPSFRLNDLATAFDFTHQNPHQADSDAYVTAELFLLLKRKLKKLPLVTVEQLVELAEHCTMNTNLFFMDALNEMYDERLLLPKTLFVKEGLALCKKQVLMEQNSHRIQASYPVDTADKENLFHNQLTVRLLQNELMDEIYEYFFENNLEHFVIEAATGIGKTLGYLLPLSYLATPENPVIISTHTTLLQKQLFEKDMVQLNSIVPFTVQAVIVKSKQHYLHLSKFREVLKEPFENLTDTILKMRTLTWLTETVTGDIDELNLTNYLQPFWEKVRHRGWTDNRLKDPFFEQDFYHHAQEKIKHASIIITNHAFLFHDLKRDEPVLPASERVIIDEAHHLPDVATEASSDSFSYYHNQKMIKKIGKLTDEKSFVSQLNHLSQSTTIINPSQLKLMEMSVLTLEEDLSDFFEAVLLYAQQELMDSNTTTNQVDLQFFKTEKWTVDLKKLTKKISTVLNDLVFFGQEIIRQTSSQREQYTYLERYLLDDFFEVITIVEKQKNIFIRIFQKNKQNELTWFSFKQKNPKNSFVIKQSIIDSSLFIKKYLVEKNKSILYIGATLSINSDFTYFENQLGEFNLRRLSISSPYNYEKQARLWIPEDLKPIKQLSKADYAEMIVGYLESVVKITNENMMVLFTANETLQDVYDLLQQQSSFSGRELLAQGISGSRDRMLKRFFNSTGGILLGADSFWEGVDLPGKSLKIIVVTRLPFESPERPLVKAKYNWLEEQGLNPFVVDALPKATLRMKQGLGRLIRSETDKGVMIVLDDRLVKMAYGQKIMKSLPVHLVKEVVSKEELKRKLTLFLNER
- a CDS encoding DUF5590 domain-containing protein, which codes for MKKGIISLLTITMGIVIIFSVFIYTKSRQPLMQAREETTKIAQESSNLMTVNKFYWYNNKQTYFSVSGVNKKEESMMVIVEQKGGKVIVLNPGEFISENEAKKIAYTEMKPKKMLETRIGLENGIPVWEVTYEQKNGKLGYYIVTAKDGKWVKDIKNI
- the asnS gene encoding asparagine--tRNA ligase — protein: MKKISIIESKDNVGKEVTIGAWVANKRSSGKIAFLQLRDGSAFFQGIVVKSEVGEDVFQLAKGLSQETSILITGDIQEDSRSKFGYEIVVKNIEVIGESHDYPITPKEHGTEFLMDNRHLWLRSTRQHAIMQIRNEIILATYKFFNKEGFIKIDPPILTANAAEDSTELFHTEYFDEEAYLSQSGQLYMEAAAMAFGKVFSFGPTFRAEKSKTRRHLIEFWMMEPEMAFMDHEQSLEVQEQYIAYIVQSVLDNCDHALSVLGRDKEVLENYTKLPFPRISYDDAITLLNDNGFDEIKWGDDFGSPHETFIAEQFDKPVFILNYPKAIKAFYMKPHPDRDDVVLCADLIAPEGYGEIIGGSEREVDFEALTARIKEFGLTEEDYAWYLDLRKYGSVPHSGFGLGLERAVTWICGTEHIRESIPFPRLLNRIYP
- a CDS encoding DnaD domain-containing protein produces the protein MDNQLLKEWLAAGNTTISNILLRKYRDIGLTNEQLVLLLQLKSYLDSGIFFPDTEEIAKRMGISSADAFQGIHDLIQKNVLTIETEKNSEGKTNDRYSLSLLWDKLALLLVQTKITAQHQEQQIVEKDLYQHFESEFGRALSPIEIQTIGMWLDDDKYSIELIEMALREAVLSQVYNLKYVDRILLNWERKNIRSKAQVEKEAQSRRQKNGPETKRPTDKKSGAKVPLHNWLNDSN
- the nth gene encoding endonuclease III; this translates as MLSKKKTIELIEAMGELFPDAECELVHRNTFELLISVLLSAQATDVSVNKITPNLFEKYPTPEAFSKAPIEDIMEMIKTINLYRNKSKYIKACSQKLVADFNSEVPQTRKELESLLGIGRKSANVVLSVAFKIPAIAVDTHVERVAKRLGICSPDATVREVEETLMKKLPPEMWSIAHHRLIFFGRYQCTARSHDHTVCLQLLGQK